CGGCTATTCCTCGCTCGGCTATCTCAGTTCGACGCGTTTCTCCTCGATCAAGATCGACCGCAGCTTCGTGCAGACCGCCGCAGCGGGTCGCGTCGAGGCGATCGCGATCATCCGCGCGGTCGTCGCAATGGCCGACAGCCTCGACATGACCACCACCGCCGAGGGTGTCGAGACCGAGGCGGAGTTGCGCATGGTCCAGGACCTCGGCTGCCGCAGCATCCAGGGCTATTACTTCGGGCGCCCGCTGCCCGTCGCTGAGGCGCGTGCGCTGGCGATGCGCCACGTGCAGACCCGCGCCGCGTAATCGCTTGACGAACGCCCCCGATCCGTTCAACAGCGGCGCCCACACAGGAGTGTAGCTCAGTTGGTAGAGCATCGGTCTCCAAAACCGAGGGCCGTGGGTTCGAGTCCCTCCACTCCTGCCAGCAACAAATTGTAAGCAATGAACCAACGGCACGTCTTGCGTGTTGTGTTTCTCAGCGCCATAGCGCCGATTGACTTACGTCTACTTCAAGGGAGTTTCTTCATGCGTTCGATCCTCGCCGGCGCCGCTGCGCTCAGCCTCATCGCCACTCCGGCGCTCGCCGCCACCGCCAATCCGGCGTCGAGCCTGTCGGTTGCGCAGTCGCGCGCCGCTTCGCCGTCCGCCAAGAAGAGCGAGCTGGCCGGTGCCGGCCTGTTCGGCGCGATCATCGCCGCTGGCATCGCCGCGATCGGCGTCATCGCGATCGTGAACGACAGCAACGACGACGATTCCGACAGCAACTGATCGGACTCGCGCGCTGCCTGCGGTGGCGCGCGATCGTTGAGGAGGGGGCCGGGCGCTGGTGCGTCCGGCCCCTTTCCATGTCTGGAACCACAGGATCGTGGCGCCGATGATGCGACGGCCTGCCCCGCTTGCCTTTTCCAGGGCATAATCCTATGTCGGCTGACACATCCGACAGCGCGGACGGTTTGCCCATCGCGATCTGGTCATCGACCGGGTTGCGGTAGCAGGCCCATGCCGGGACTTTTCTTTCAGGCTCAACCAGGGCCAGGGCTCAACGAGGGCGCAGATCCGTGGCGAAGACGACCCCGCTGGAATTCATCCGTCAGGTCCGCACCGAGACCGCGAAGGTCGTGTGGCCCACCGGACGCGAAACCGTGATGACGGGCGTGATGGTCGTCATCATGACCACCGTGCTCGCGTTGTTCTTCCTCTCGGTTGATTCGATCTTCAACGCCGTGGTCAAGGCGTTGCTGAGCCTGGCGCAGTAAGGACGGAATTAGAGACGATGGCGCGCTGGTACATCATCCACGCCTACTCGGGCTTCGAGGGCAAGGTCCGCGATTCGATCATGTCCGAGGCGACCCGCATGGGCCTCGAACAGTTGGTCGAGCAGATCGAGGTGCCGACCGAAACGGTCACCGAGGCGCGCCGCGGCAAGAAGATCGCGGTCGAGCGCAAGTTCATGCCCGGCTACGTGCTGGCGAAGCTGGCGATGAACGACGACGTCTATCACCTCGTCAAGAACACGCCGAAGGTCACCGGCTTCCTGGGCTCTTCGGGCAAGCCGCAGCCGATCTCGGATGCGGAAGCGGCACGGATGCTCAATTCCAAGGAAGAGGCCGCCGCCGCGCCGAAGACCAAGGTCAAGGTCGACTATGAGATCGGCGACGCCGTGAAGGTGCTGGAAGGCCCGTTCGCCAGCTTCAACGGCACGGTCGAGGAACTCGACTTCGACAAGTCGAAGGTCAAGGTCTCCGTCAGCATCTTCGGTCGTGCGACCCCGGTCGAACTCGACTTCGAGCAGGTCGAGCGCAGCAAGTAACAGCGGCGATCGCTTCCCCGGCTTCGCGCCGGTGGAGCGCTGCTGGGCTGGGCCACGCAGGGCGAAGAGCTCTGCGGTCGTCGAACTACAAGCCGAAACGTCACGCCGTCCTCAAGCCGTGCGCGGCGACGGCACGCGTAGGGCGCCACGCAATGCCGCCATCTCCGTCGGGTTGGGTCGCTAACGGGCTTCGAACTTTGAACATGCCTCGTGATATAAATCGCCCCGGCACCCGCGAAGTTAAGTTGCCGCTTCTCCGGCGGTCTGTAGTTATCACGCCCCGGATCACTTCGGGAGAAAGTCGATGCGAGCGACTGGGCGTAGATCCGGCCCGTCGAGCCGCATCACGGGCTCTCCGCCCGCTACGCCTCCGGGCGAAGACCTTCGCTCGCTGCTTCGTCGCGCCACGGCGCAGCGACGATGTGCGGGGCGAGATCGACCCGCTTGCGCTGCTGACGCACTTCCAGCGCCGGTGTGAACAAGGTCGTCGCGGTGCGCCGGAACTGCGCGGGCGTCATTTCCACGAACTCGCGGAACTCGCGGTTCAGATGCGACGCGTCGTAGAAGCGCAATTCCGCGAGTTCGTCCGCGGTCGGCACGGCCAGTCCGCGCATCACCGCCGCCATATCCAGAAAGCGGCTGCGGCGCAGTACCGTCTTGGGCAGATGCCCGAAATGCGCGCGCACCGCGCGGTCGAGCCGCCGCCCCGACATTCCGAACTCCTCCGCGATGTCCGCGACCGGGCGCGTCGGATCGACGCGCGCGATCCGCTCGAACGCTGCGCTGACCGCATCGGCGGGCACCGCCCGAACCGCAACGCGCTCGCGCACCACTTCTTCCAGCCGCGCGAACGTCTGCTCGGTATCGTAGACGTCGACGGTCGCCCACCGCAGCGCGGCGCCCCAGTCGCCGTCGATCGGCCGCACCCGGTCCGCCATCTCGTCCGCAGGTTCGTCGGCGAACGCGAACCAGCCGCCGGGGCGGATCGAGAAGCCCGCCGCGATCACCGGTCCGCGGCACCGCACCGGGAACCGCCGCTCCTGCGCGCCGAACAGCATCGGCCCCTCGTACGCGATCCAGCGATCATCGACCAATGTCTCCCACTCGCCAAGCAGCGGGACGCGGACATAGGCGTTCTCATGCAGCAGGAACGCGTCGAGCAAGGCATCGTCCGGCCGCTCGATGATCGTCACGAAGAACCGTGCGACATGATCGGCCAGCGCATCCGGCGGGGTACGGCTGAACGACAACGGCGCCCCGCCATAAGTTGCACCCGTCCGCGGAATCAGCCCACCCATCGCTTAGGGCTACGTCCGATCCCGGCGTCAGGCAATGTTCTTGCCCAGGATCAATCCATAATGGCCCCAATTGCGGGACGGCCATTTTGCGTGATGCACGAGCTGTCGGTTGCGTGTTCGCGCGTAACCCGCTAAGGGCGCACGCTTCCCATCGGACAGATTGGAACGTGCGGGAGGGTGTCGCGAAGGCGGCGCCCGGACGAACCGCTAGACTTGAACCGGGCGCACCGGCAACGGCCGCGCCCCGTAACAGAGTGAGACAGATGGCAAAGAAGATCACAGGCTATATCAAGCTGCAGGTCCCGGCCGGTTCCGCCAACCCGTCGCCGCCGATCGGCCCGGCGCTGGGTCAGCGCGGCGTGAACATCATGGAATTCTGCAAGGCGTTCAACGCACAGACCGGCGATATGGAGAAGGGCGCACCCCTCCCCACCGTCATCACCGTCTATGCCGACCGCAGCTTCTCGTTCGTGACGAAGACGCCGCCGGCGACCTTCCTCATCAAGAAGGCGGCGAACCTGAAGTCGGGCTCGAAGGAGCCGGGCAAGGTGTCGGCGGGCAAGATCAAGCGCTCGCAGCTGGTCGAAGTCGCGCAGACGAAGATGAAGGATCTGAACGCCAACGACATCGAGGCGGCGACCAAGATCATCGAAGGTTCGGCCCGCGCGATGGGCCTCGAAGTGGTGGAGGGCTGAGACCGTGACGAAGCTGAGCAAGAAGCAGAAGGCGATCACGGTCGATCGTGAGAAGCTCCACGGCATCGACGAGGCGATCGCGATGGCGAAGTCGGGTGCGACCTCCAAGTTCGACGAGACCATCGAAGTCGCGCTGAACCTTGGCGTCGATCCGCGTCACGCCGACCAGATGGTCCGCGGCGTGGTGACGCTGCCGGCCGGCACCGGCAAGACGGTGCGCGTCGGCGTATTCGCGCGCGGCGCGAAGGCTGACGAGGCGCGTGCGGCGGGTGCCGACGTGGTCGGGGCCGAGGACCTGATGGAGACGATCCAGGGCGGCACGATCGACTTCGATCGCTGCATCGCGACGCCGGACATGATGGGCGTCGTCGGTCGCCTCGGTAAGGTGCTGGGCCCCAAGGGTCTGATGCCGAACCCGAAGCTGGGTACGGTGACCATGAACGTCGCGGAGGCCGTGAAGGCGGCCAAGGGCGGCCAGGTCGAGTATCGCGTCGAGAAGGCCGGCATCATCCACTCGGGCATCGGCAAGGCGTCGTTCGCGCAGGAAGACCTGCGTCGCAACTTCGACGCGTTGGTCGATGCGGTGGTAAAGGCCAAGCCGTCGGGCGCGAAGGGCAAGTACGTCCGCAAGGTCGCGCTGAGCTCGACGATGGGTCCGGGCATCAAGGTCGACACCGCGGAAGTCGCCGGCGCGTAAGGCGTCGTCGGGCGCGGCCGCAGGCTGCGTCGGACACGGGAGCGGATCTCCTCCGCTCCCGGCCTGGATAACGAGAAAGGCCGAGGTCACCCGGAAGGGCGATCTCGGCCTTTTCGCGTGCTCCTTGCGCGACATGCGCCCGAATCCGTCGCCGTGTGCCGGCGGCGCCATGTCTGCCTCGTCCGGCGTGCCGAACTGTCCGGGCTTTCCCGCGCATGTATCGACCTTCACGAAGGCGGTGCCGTCCGCCCGCACGCGCGCGCCGATCACAGGTCACCGCCCACCGCAACCGCATCGACAACCTGTTTGCGCGGCGCCACTCTCTCCCGAAGACCGGAGAGGAACATGCCGCATTACGGCGACTATCAGAACGCGATCTACTTCGCGGGCCTTTCGGGGATCGTCCCCGAATGGCCGGTCGATCACGCCGGCCTGCGCGCCCGTGCCGAGGCGCATTGGCCGGCGGCGGTACGCGATTACGTCCAGGGTGGTTGCGGCGACGAGGCGACGCAGGACGGCAACGCCGCGGCCTTCGATCACTGGGGCATGACACCGCGGATGATGGTCGACACCAGCGCGCGCGACCTTGCGACCACGCTGTTCGGCCATCGCCTGCCGTCGCCGCTGTTCATGGCGCCGATCGGCATCAATGGCATCTGCACCGACGATGGCCATGGCGACCTCGCCGCCGCCCGCGCTTCGAACGTCACCGGCGTGCCGTTCTGCGCCTCGACGCTCGCCAACGATCCGCTTGAGGACGTGCGCGCCGCCTGCGGCGCCGCCCCGGCGCTGTTCCAGCTCTACACCCCTCGCGAACCGGATGTCGCCGCCAGTCTCGTCGCGCGTGCCGAAGCGGCGGGCTATGCCGCGATCGTCGTCACGCTCGACACCTGGGTGACCGGCTGGCGCCCGCGCGACCTCAACACCGGCAACTTCCCGCAATTGCGCGGTGCGGTGCTCGCCAACTACTTCACCGACCCGGCCTTCCGCGCACTGCTGGCCCGCCCCCCCGAGGAGGACCGCCAGGCCGCGATCATGACATGGGCCGCGACGTTCGGGCGCGTGCTCACCTGGAACGACATGACGTGGTTGCGCTCGTTGACCAGCTTGCCGATCATCCTGAAGGGCATCTGCCACCCGGACGATGCGCGGCGCGCGATCGACGCTGGCGCCGACGGGATCTACGTCTCCAACCACGGCGGCCGGCAGGCGAATGGCGGGGTCGCCGCGATCGACCATCTGCCCGCCGTCGTCGAGGCGGTCGCCGGGCGCGTGCCGGTCCTCTTCGACAGCGGCGTGCGCTCCGGCACCGATATGGTGAAGGCGATCGCGCTCGGCGCCGACCTCGTCGGCCTCGGCCGCCCCTATTGCTACGGCCTCGCGCTCGGCGGCGCGGAGGGTTGCGCGCACGTCCTCAAATGCGTGCTCGCGGAGGCGGACCTGCTGATGGCGGTCAACGGCTGGCCGACGCTCGCCGCCGTGCGTGCAGCGGGCGCGATCCGCACCTGACACGGCGCTGTCCTACATCCTCCAACATCTGCGAGCCCCTCCCTCCACGTTAACACGGTTGAGGAACATCGGATGCAGGACCTGGTGGAGCAGACGATCGATGCGCAGGGCCGACGCGGCGCGGTGGCGACGAAAACGGGATTGCGGCGCGGGCGCACCGTCACCGTCAACCGGCGCGAATCGCCGCTCGCGTGGCTGGCGGCACGCAAGCTGGTGACCACACGCCAGAACGAGGCCGGTGAGCGGTTGCAGGCCGATCACGAACGCGCCGCATTGGGTGCGGCGGTGACGATGCGCTGGAGCGCGCGCGTCGATGGCGGTTCCGGCACCCGAATCGACCCCGCCGAGGCGCAACTCGCCGCGAAGCGCCGCTTCGATGCCGCGATCGCCGCCGCCGGTCCCGGT
The genomic region above belongs to Sphingomonas phyllosphaerae 5.2 and contains:
- the nusG gene encoding transcription termination/antitermination protein NusG, translated to MARWYIIHAYSGFEGKVRDSIMSEATRMGLEQLVEQIEVPTETVTEARRGKKIAVERKFMPGYVLAKLAMNDDVYHLVKNTPKVTGFLGSSGKPQPISDAEAARMLNSKEEAAAAPKTKVKVDYEIGDAVKVLEGPFASFNGTVEELDFDKSKVKVSVSIFGRATPVELDFEQVERSK
- the secE gene encoding preprotein translocase subunit SecE, coding for MAKTTPLEFIRQVRTETAKVVWPTGRETVMTGVMVVIMTTVLALFFLSVDSIFNAVVKALLSLAQ
- the rplK gene encoding 50S ribosomal protein L11 encodes the protein MAKKITGYIKLQVPAGSANPSPPIGPALGQRGVNIMEFCKAFNAQTGDMEKGAPLPTVITVYADRSFSFVTKTPPATFLIKKAANLKSGSKEPGKVSAGKIKRSQLVEVAQTKMKDLNANDIEAATKIIEGSARAMGLEVVEG
- a CDS encoding DUF6456 domain-containing protein; protein product: MQDLVEQTIDAQGRRGAVATKTGLRRGRTVTVNRRESPLAWLAARKLVTTRQNEAGERLQADHERAALGAAVTMRWSARVDGGSGTRIDPAEAQLAAKRRFDAAIAAAGPGLSDVLWRVVCAGESLPDSERALGWPTRSGRLVLTLALDRLAHHYRLP
- the rplA gene encoding 50S ribosomal protein L1 — translated: MTKLSKKQKAITVDREKLHGIDEAIAMAKSGATSKFDETIEVALNLGVDPRHADQMVRGVVTLPAGTGKTVRVGVFARGAKADEARAAGADVVGAEDLMETIQGGTIDFDRCIATPDMMGVVGRLGKVLGPKGLMPNPKLGTVTMNVAEAVKAAKGGQVEYRVEKAGIIHSGIGKASFAQEDLRRNFDALVDAVVKAKPSGAKGKYVRKVALSSTMGPGIKVDTAEVAGA
- a CDS encoding AraC family transcriptional regulator, with translation MSFSRTPPDALADHVARFFVTIIERPDDALLDAFLLHENAYVRVPLLGEWETLVDDRWIAYEGPMLFGAQERRFPVRCRGPVIAAGFSIRPGGWFAFADEPADEMADRVRPIDGDWGAALRWATVDVYDTEQTFARLEEVVRERVAVRAVPADAVSAAFERIARVDPTRPVADIAEEFGMSGRRLDRAVRAHFGHLPKTVLRRSRFLDMAAVMRGLAVPTADELAELRFYDASHLNREFREFVEMTPAQFRRTATTLFTPALEVRQQRKRVDLAPHIVAAPWRDEAASEGLRPEA
- a CDS encoding alpha-hydroxy-acid oxidizing protein, whose amino-acid sequence is MPHYGDYQNAIYFAGLSGIVPEWPVDHAGLRARAEAHWPAAVRDYVQGGCGDEATQDGNAAAFDHWGMTPRMMVDTSARDLATTLFGHRLPSPLFMAPIGINGICTDDGHGDLAAARASNVTGVPFCASTLANDPLEDVRAACGAAPALFQLYTPREPDVAASLVARAEAAGYAAIVVTLDTWVTGWRPRDLNTGNFPQLRGAVLANYFTDPAFRALLARPPEEDRQAAIMTWAATFGRVLTWNDMTWLRSLTSLPIILKGICHPDDARRAIDAGADGIYVSNHGGRQANGGVAAIDHLPAVVEAVAGRVPVLFDSGVRSGTDMVKAIALGADLVGLGRPYCYGLALGGAEGCAHVLKCVLAEADLLMAVNGWPTLAAVRAAGAIRT